In Streptomyces sclerotialus, one genomic interval encodes:
- a CDS encoding cytidine deaminase family protein produces MTADDGVPVDHALVRAAEEAVAAYAHGDDHTVAAAARTADGRIVTGLNVYHFTGGPCAELVVMGAAAAQGAYGLRQIVAVADEGRGVIPPCGRCRQVLLDYYPDLTVVLGPDSGSGGAHRALPVRALLPAAYVTAEHED; encoded by the coding sequence ATGACTGCCGACGACGGCGTACCGGTCGACCACGCCCTGGTACGCGCCGCAGAGGAAGCCGTCGCGGCGTACGCGCACGGCGACGACCACACCGTGGCGGCGGCCGCCCGGACCGCCGACGGCCGCATCGTCACCGGCCTGAACGTGTACCACTTCACCGGCGGCCCCTGCGCCGAGCTGGTCGTCATGGGGGCCGCGGCCGCACAGGGCGCGTACGGCCTGCGGCAGATCGTGGCCGTCGCCGACGAGGGGCGCGGCGTCATCCCGCCCTGCGGCCGCTGCCGCCAGGTGCTGCTCGACTACTACCCGGACCTCACCGTCGTCCTCGGCCCGGACTCCGGCTCCGGCGGGGCGCACCGGGCCCTGCCGGTCCGCGCGCTGCTGCCCGCGGCGTACGTGACGGCCGAGCACGAGGACTGA
- a CDS encoding TetR/AcrR family transcriptional regulator C-terminal domain-containing protein, with the protein MATRLDRTQVVDTALRLLNDVGLDGLTLRRIAKELNVQAPALYWHFKNKQELLDEMATEMLRRMIAEYTGGREGGAGGAWQESLTGTCRALRRTLLGYRDGGKVFSGTRMTDDSYAAPMEAFLRELTGAGFTLRDAAHAWWTAYNFTIGLVIEEQSVFPEPGAPEERGPGSRDPAYDLGDRERRLAGRYPLAAAVGREFFGDFDRNFETGLRIVVAGIEASVRPLSP; encoded by the coding sequence ATGGCGACGCGACTGGACCGGACGCAGGTGGTGGACACCGCCCTGCGGCTGCTGAACGACGTGGGCCTGGACGGGCTCACCCTGCGCCGTATCGCGAAGGAGCTGAACGTCCAGGCCCCGGCCCTGTACTGGCACTTCAAGAACAAGCAGGAACTGCTCGACGAGATGGCCACCGAGATGCTCCGGCGGATGATCGCCGAGTACACCGGGGGCCGGGAGGGCGGCGCCGGCGGGGCCTGGCAGGAGTCGCTGACCGGTACCTGCCGCGCGCTGCGCCGCACGCTCCTGGGCTACCGCGACGGCGGCAAGGTCTTCTCCGGCACGCGGATGACCGACGACAGCTACGCCGCGCCGATGGAGGCCTTCCTGCGGGAGCTGACGGGCGCGGGCTTCACGCTCAGGGATGCGGCGCACGCCTGGTGGACCGCGTACAACTTCACGATCGGCCTGGTCATCGAGGAGCAGTCGGTCTTCCCCGAGCCCGGTGCGCCGGAGGAGCGCGGCCCCGGCTCCCGCGACCCGGCCTACGACCTCGGCGACCGCGAGCGGCGGCTGGCGGGCCGGTATCCGCTCGCGGCCGCCGTGGGCCGGGAGTTCTTCGGCGACTTCGACCGCAACTTCGAAACCGGACTGCGGATCGTCGTCGCGGGCATCGAGGCGTCGGTGCGGCCCCTCAGCCCATGA
- a CDS encoding acyl-CoA mutase large subunit family protein, with protein MARESGSSRHTESGLPIEPVYGPDALGDWDAAEKLGEPGAYPYTRGVYPTMYTGRPWTMRQYAGFGTAKESNARYKQLIENGTMGLSVAFDLPTQMGHDSDAPIASGEVGKVGVAIDSIEDMRVLFDGIPLDKVSTSMTINAPGALLLLLYQLVGEEQGVDPAKLTGTIQNDVLKEYIARGTYIFPPKPSLRLIADIFKYCKAEIPKWNTISISGYHMAEAGASPAQEIAFTLADGIEYVRTAVAAGMDVDDFAPRLSFFFVARTTILEEVAKFRAARRIWARVMKEEFGAKNPKSLMLRFHTQTAGVQLTAQQPEVNLVRVAIQGLGAVLGGTQSLHTNSFDEAIALPTDKSARLALRTQQVLAYETDVTATVDPFAGSYVVEKMTDDVEAAAVGLMGKVEELGGAVAAIERGFQKNEIERSAYRIAQETDSGERVVVGVNRYQLDEEEPYEPLRVDPAIEAQQAERLKKLRAERDQAAVDAALSDLKKAAEGTDNVLYPMKEALKAKATVGEVCNTLREVWGAYVPTDAF; from the coding sequence ATGGCGCGCGAGTCCGGCAGCTCTCGACACACCGAGAGCGGTTTGCCCATCGAGCCCGTTTACGGTCCGGACGCGCTCGGCGACTGGGACGCTGCGGAGAAGCTGGGCGAGCCCGGCGCATACCCCTACACCCGCGGCGTGTACCCCACGATGTACACCGGACGCCCCTGGACGATGCGCCAGTACGCCGGCTTCGGTACGGCCAAGGAGTCCAACGCCCGCTACAAGCAGCTGATCGAGAACGGCACGATGGGCCTCTCGGTCGCCTTCGACCTGCCGACCCAGATGGGCCACGACTCCGACGCGCCGATCGCCTCCGGCGAGGTCGGCAAGGTCGGCGTCGCGATCGACTCCATCGAGGACATGCGGGTGCTGTTCGACGGCATCCCGCTGGACAAGGTCTCCACCTCGATGACCATCAACGCGCCGGGCGCCCTGCTGCTGCTCCTGTACCAACTGGTCGGCGAGGAGCAGGGCGTGGACCCCGCCAAGCTCACCGGCACCATCCAGAACGACGTGCTCAAGGAGTACATCGCCCGCGGTACGTACATCTTCCCGCCCAAGCCCTCGCTGCGGCTGATCGCCGACATCTTCAAGTACTGCAAGGCCGAGATCCCGAAGTGGAACACCATCTCGATCTCCGGCTACCACATGGCCGAGGCCGGTGCCTCGCCCGCGCAGGAGATCGCCTTCACCCTCGCGGACGGCATCGAGTACGTACGGACGGCCGTCGCGGCCGGGATGGACGTCGACGACTTCGCGCCCCGCCTCTCCTTCTTCTTCGTCGCCCGCACCACGATCCTCGAAGAGGTCGCCAAGTTCCGCGCCGCGCGCCGGATCTGGGCCCGGGTGATGAAGGAGGAGTTCGGCGCGAAGAACCCCAAGTCGCTGATGCTGCGCTTCCACACGCAGACGGCCGGCGTGCAGCTGACGGCCCAGCAGCCCGAGGTCAACCTCGTGCGCGTCGCCATCCAGGGCCTCGGTGCGGTCCTCGGCGGCACGCAGTCGCTGCACACCAACTCCTTCGACGAGGCCATCGCGCTGCCGACCGACAAGTCGGCGCGGCTGGCGCTCCGTACGCAGCAGGTGCTGGCGTACGAGACGGATGTGACGGCCACCGTCGACCCGTTCGCCGGGTCCTACGTCGTCGAGAAGATGACCGACGACGTCGAGGCCGCGGCCGTCGGGCTGATGGGCAAGGTCGAGGAGCTGGGCGGCGCCGTGGCCGCCATCGAGCGCGGCTTCCAGAAGAACGAGATCGAGCGCAGCGCGTACCGCATCGCCCAGGAGACCGACTCCGGCGAGCGCGTGGTCGTCGGCGTCAACCGTTACCAGCTCGACGAGGAGGAGCCGTACGAGCCGCTCCGCGTCGACCCGGCGATCGAGGCGCAGCAGGCCGAGCGGCTGAAGAAGCTGCGCGCCGAGCGGGACCAGGCCGCGGTGGACGCGGCGCTGTCCGACCTGAAGAAGGCCGCCGAGGGCACGGACAACGTCCTGTACCCGATGAAGGAGGCGCTGAAGGCGAAGGCGACGGTCGGCGAGGTCTGCAACACCCTGCGCGAGGTGTGGGGCGCGTACGTCCCGACCGACGCGTTCTGA
- a CDS encoding GntP family permease encodes MTHLSVEMMAADAAEPITSAGNAQLGISVLLGIAVIVLLITRFKLHAFLSLTIGSLVLGAVAGAPLDKAIESFTNGLGDTVAGVGVLIALGAILGKLLADSGGADQIVDTILAKSSRRMMPWAMVLIAAIVGLPLFFEVGIVLLIPVVLLVAKRGNFSLMRIGIPALAGLSVMHGLIPPHPGPLVAIDAIKANLGVTLGLGVIVAIPTAILAGPVFARFASRWVDIAPPEKMIPQRPSEDLEKRPSFGATLSTVLLPVVLMLAKALVDIVVDDPEQHVQRIFDVIGSPLVALLVAVLVGMFTLGRAAGFGMERLSTTVEKSLAPIAGILLIVGAGGGFKQTLVDVGVGDMILDLSKDWGLPALLLGWLIAVAIRLATGSATVATVSAAGLVAPLAADMSTTHAALMVLAVGAGSLFFSHVNDAGFWLVKEYFGMKVGETVKTWSLMETVISVVSIICVLLLSLVL; translated from the coding sequence GTGACCCATCTCAGCGTCGAGATGATGGCAGCGGACGCGGCCGAGCCGATCACCTCGGCAGGCAACGCTCAGCTGGGCATCTCCGTACTCCTCGGCATCGCCGTCATCGTTCTGCTCATCACCCGGTTCAAGCTGCACGCCTTCCTGTCGCTGACCATCGGCTCGCTGGTGCTCGGCGCCGTGGCAGGCGCGCCGCTGGACAAGGCGATCGAGAGTTTCACCAACGGCCTGGGCGACACCGTCGCGGGCGTGGGCGTCCTGATCGCGCTCGGCGCGATCCTCGGCAAGCTCCTCGCCGACTCCGGCGGCGCCGACCAGATCGTCGACACCATCCTCGCCAAGTCCAGCAGACGGATGATGCCGTGGGCGATGGTCCTGATCGCCGCGATCGTCGGCCTGCCGCTCTTCTTCGAGGTCGGCATCGTGCTGCTGATCCCGGTCGTGCTGCTGGTCGCCAAGCGCGGCAACTTCTCCCTCATGCGGATCGGCATCCCGGCGCTGGCCGGCCTCTCCGTCATGCACGGTCTGATCCCCCCGCACCCCGGCCCGCTCGTCGCCATCGACGCGATCAAGGCCAACCTGGGCGTCACCCTCGGCCTCGGCGTGATCGTCGCGATCCCCACCGCGATCCTGGCCGGCCCGGTCTTCGCCCGCTTCGCCTCCCGCTGGGTGGACATCGCCCCGCCGGAGAAGATGATCCCGCAGCGGCCCTCCGAGGACCTGGAGAAGCGCCCCAGCTTCGGCGCGACGCTCTCCACCGTGCTGCTGCCCGTCGTCCTGATGCTCGCCAAGGCCCTGGTCGACATCGTCGTCGACGACCCCGAGCAGCACGTGCAGCGGATCTTCGACGTGATCGGCTCGCCGCTGGTCGCGCTGCTGGTCGCCGTGCTGGTCGGCATGTTCACCCTCGGCCGCGCCGCGGGCTTCGGCATGGAGCGGCTCTCCACGACCGTGGAGAAGTCCCTCGCCCCGATCGCCGGCATCCTGCTGATCGTCGGCGCGGGCGGCGGCTTCAAGCAGACCCTGGTCGACGTCGGCGTCGGTGACATGATCCTGGACCTGTCCAAGGACTGGGGCCTGCCCGCGCTGCTGCTCGGCTGGCTGATCGCGGTCGCCATCCGCCTCGCGACCGGCTCCGCCACCGTCGCCACGGTCTCCGCCGCCGGTCTGGTCGCCCCGCTGGCCGCCGACATGAGCACCACCCACGCGGCGCTCATGGTCCTCGCCGTCGGCGCCGGCTCGCTCTTCTTCAGCCACGTCAACGACGCGGGTTTCTGGCTGGTGAAGGAGTACTTCGGGATGAAGGTCGGCGAGACGGTCAAGACCTGGTCCCTGATGGAGACGGTCATCTCCGTCGTCTCGATCATCTGCGTACTGCTGCTGTCGCTGGTGTTGTAG
- a CDS encoding gluconokinase: MSTPHVIVVMGVAGTGKTTIGPLVAEALDVPYAEGDDFHPPANIEKMTAGTPLDDADREPWLDAIGAWAHDRAGKGGVVSSSALKRVYRDRLRAAAPGIVFLHLTGSRELIAGRMAERKGHFMPTALLDSQFATLQPLADDERGVAVDVAGTPEEITERAVAALRQLDEDTSPAATEL; encoded by the coding sequence ATGAGCACCCCCCATGTCATCGTCGTGATGGGAGTCGCCGGCACCGGCAAGACGACGATCGGACCGCTCGTCGCCGAGGCGCTGGATGTCCCGTACGCCGAGGGAGACGACTTCCACCCCCCGGCCAACATCGAGAAGATGACTGCCGGGACCCCGCTCGACGACGCCGACCGTGAACCGTGGCTGGACGCCATCGGCGCCTGGGCGCACGACCGGGCCGGCAAGGGCGGCGTGGTCAGCAGCTCCGCGCTCAAGCGGGTCTACCGCGACCGTCTCCGGGCCGCCGCGCCCGGCATCGTCTTCCTGCACCTCACCGGCTCCCGCGAGCTGATCGCGGGCCGGATGGCCGAGCGCAAGGGCCACTTCATGCCCACCGCGCTCCTCGATTCCCAGTTCGCCACCCTGCAGCCGCTCGCCGACGACGAGCGGGGCGTGGCGGTGGACGTCGCCGGCACCCCGGAAGAGATCACCGAGCGGGCCGTCGCAGCGCTGCGGCAGCTCGACGAGGACACCTCCCCGGCTGCCACCGAGCTCTGA
- a CDS encoding glycosyltransferase family 2 protein: MVKLSVIVPFYNVQTYAPDTLRSLAANARDDFEFLLVDDCSRDGTPQILERAERELPGARVLRHEQNGGLATARNTGLDAARGEYITFLDGDDWLAPGYYQQLLGAIEELGCDVVRTDHVQCTGRARSVHRVPHGRRDVVMDPRDLILPADRSTSVDYAFAWAGMYHRRLLDDGVLHFPHGLRTAEDRPWIWRLHREAKSMAVLGMLGVFYRRGVASSLTQIGDVRQLDFIRAFDQVVEETAKDRDAAVLLPKAVRTYCAIISHHLGSIERFEPQVARKLRSMSAAALKRMPQDVLKEALDSMDVQRASRLRRLRRKPVPAEVAA, from the coding sequence GTGGTTAAGCTCTCCGTCATCGTGCCGTTCTACAACGTGCAGACATACGCGCCCGACACCCTGAGAAGTCTCGCGGCCAACGCGCGGGACGACTTCGAATTCCTCCTCGTCGACGACTGCTCGCGCGACGGGACGCCGCAGATTCTGGAGCGCGCCGAGCGCGAGCTGCCGGGCGCCCGCGTACTGCGGCACGAGCAGAACGGCGGCCTGGCCACCGCCCGGAACACCGGCCTGGACGCGGCCCGCGGTGAATACATCACCTTCCTGGACGGCGACGACTGGCTCGCGCCGGGCTATTACCAGCAGCTCCTCGGCGCGATCGAGGAGCTGGGCTGCGATGTCGTGCGTACCGACCACGTGCAGTGCACCGGGCGGGCACGCTCCGTGCACCGCGTGCCGCACGGCCGGCGCGACGTGGTCATGGACCCGCGCGACCTGATCCTGCCCGCCGACCGCTCCACGTCGGTGGATTACGCGTTCGCCTGGGCCGGGATGTACCACCGGCGGCTGCTGGACGACGGGGTGCTGCACTTCCCGCACGGGCTGCGCACCGCGGAGGACCGGCCCTGGATCTGGCGGCTGCACCGCGAGGCGAAGTCGATGGCGGTGCTCGGCATGCTGGGCGTGTTCTACCGCCGCGGGGTGGCCTCGTCGCTGACCCAGATCGGTGACGTCCGGCAGCTGGACTTCATCCGGGCGTTCGACCAGGTCGTCGAGGAGACGGCGAAGGACCGGGACGCGGCCGTGCTGCTGCCGAAGGCGGTCCGGACGTATTGCGCCATCATTTCCCACCACCTCGGTTCGATCGAACGTTTCGAACCGCAGGTGGCCCGTAAATTGCGTTCGATGAGTGCCGCGGCATTGAAGCGAATGCCGCAGGACGTTCTGAAGGAAGCTCTGGATTCCATGGATGTACAGCGCGCTTCCCGGCTGCGTCGGCTGCGCCGCAAGCCGGTCCCGGCGGAGGTGGCCGCCTGA
- a CDS encoding alpha-2,8-polysialyltransferase family protein, translated as MSAAAFSARSAGPRTQIFLASTQYGTATLAAALDTDRFGPAGRRILLVANNAACPETTPAMDTMPGFERLRGRFDEVRSWNETIFPFHPGGWSPRADDAPLWERHLRLLWELGDAPVELIVESIQVNPAMALCRIFQGAPVEVYADGLMSYGPTRSKIDPLVGTRIRRLLHLDLVPGLKPLLLTEFGVPAETVPTEPFLAVLAELAEDAEGFGRGAAGVPTPAEGGALLLGQYLSALSILTPEEEEELHVQMLRGAVDLGHRQVVFKPHPTAPARWSQLLEQEAERLGAELTVVDTPVLAEVLYQRMKPSLVVGCFSTALLTASAFYGLPAARIGTELLLERLAPYQNSNRVPVTIVDALLPPLTDAAAVARWAPPTRSEVARDLTGLVKAVGYAMQHQIYPDLRPAAERYLAAHLDDRTWRYFKRRRLTALALPGGVPVQLAFIPRNATVRRVARRARSVQRRLKKRAAFG; from the coding sequence ATGTCCGCCGCCGCATTCTCCGCGCGGTCCGCCGGGCCGCGTACGCAGATCTTCTTGGCGTCCACGCAGTACGGCACGGCCACCCTGGCGGCCGCCCTGGACACCGACCGTTTCGGGCCGGCCGGCCGGCGGATCCTGCTGGTCGCCAACAACGCCGCCTGCCCCGAGACCACCCCGGCGATGGACACGATGCCGGGCTTCGAACGGCTGCGGGGGCGGTTCGACGAGGTACGGTCCTGGAACGAGACGATCTTCCCGTTCCACCCCGGCGGCTGGTCCCCGCGCGCCGACGACGCGCCGCTGTGGGAGCGCCACCTCCGCCTCCTGTGGGAGCTGGGGGACGCGCCCGTGGAGCTGATCGTCGAATCCATCCAGGTCAATCCGGCCATGGCGCTCTGCCGGATCTTCCAGGGCGCGCCGGTCGAGGTCTACGCGGACGGCCTGATGAGCTACGGGCCGACCCGCAGCAAGATCGACCCGCTGGTCGGCACCCGTATCCGGCGCCTGCTCCACCTGGACCTCGTGCCCGGCCTGAAGCCGCTGCTGCTCACCGAGTTCGGGGTGCCCGCCGAGACCGTGCCGACCGAGCCGTTCCTCGCGGTGCTGGCGGAGCTGGCCGAGGATGCGGAGGGCTTCGGGCGGGGCGCGGCCGGGGTGCCGACGCCGGCCGAGGGCGGTGCCCTGCTGCTGGGCCAGTACCTCTCCGCGCTCTCCATCCTCACGCCCGAGGAAGAGGAGGAGCTGCACGTCCAGATGTTGCGCGGGGCCGTGGACCTGGGCCACCGGCAGGTGGTCTTCAAGCCGCACCCGACCGCGCCGGCCCGCTGGTCGCAGCTGCTGGAGCAGGAGGCGGAGCGGCTGGGCGCCGAGCTGACCGTGGTGGACACGCCGGTGCTCGCCGAGGTGCTGTACCAGCGCATGAAGCCGTCGCTGGTCGTCGGCTGCTTCTCCACCGCGCTGCTGACCGCCTCCGCGTTCTACGGCCTGCCCGCGGCCCGGATCGGCACGGAACTCCTCCTGGAGCGCCTCGCCCCGTACCAGAACAGCAACCGCGTCCCGGTCACGATCGTCGACGCGCTGCTGCCGCCGCTGACCGACGCGGCCGCGGTGGCCCGCTGGGCGCCGCCCACCCGGAGCGAGGTGGCGCGCGACCTGACCGGCCTGGTCAAGGCGGTCGGGTACGCGATGCAGCACCAGATCTACCCGGACCTGCGCCCGGCCGCCGAGCGTTACCTCGCCGCCCACCTGGACGACCGCACCTGGCGCTACTTCAAGCGCCGCCGGCTCACCGCGCTGGCGCTGCCCGGCGGCGTGCCGGTCCAGCTGGCGTTCATCCCGCGCAACGCCACCGTGCGGCGGGTCGCCCGGCGGGCCCGTTCGGTGCAGCGGAGGCTGAAGAAGCGGGCCGCGTTCGGATGA
- a CDS encoding FAD-dependent oxidoreductase, whose amino-acid sequence MALNSVKDSGTEHVDVLIAGAGPTGLALAVDLTRRGVRVLLVERQDRLSRGARGTGLQPRTQEVFDDLGVLPAVHAAGGSYPPMATWQDGRITGTFEMVERVAPTPHTPYSEAWMLPQWRTQELLHDRLAELGGGVVSGTELTALRQDADGVTAELAAADGTARTVRAAYLVGADGGRGAVRRQLGITMSGPDLPQGAALLADLRIEGLDRDHWHHVVQPDGGFVMLLPLAGTDHFQCMVALSGGTEAPDTSPEAVRATLAAHTHLAAGQIREVLWTSVFRPRAGLAERFRDGRVLLAGDAAHIHSPAGGQGLNTSVQDAYNLGWKLGQVLRHGAPDTLLDTYEAERRPVAAGILETSTRLHRSRSWRRGRDLHQLTLHYRDSPLTGEHRTGLGPDALRAGDRAPDAPCTTPDGTPFRLFDAFRGPHFTLLAFGDAEPPRPAAEWAAHVRTYRIGGRTPGLLDAAGHARQAYGDDGLFLVRPDGYVTVAATEAAPVAAALARHFPATGTARAA is encoded by the coding sequence ATGGCACTTAACAGCGTTAAGGACAGTGGGACCGAACACGTCGACGTACTGATCGCCGGGGCCGGCCCGACCGGCCTGGCCCTCGCCGTCGACCTGACCCGGCGGGGCGTGCGCGTGCTGCTCGTCGAGCGGCAGGACCGCCTCTCGCGCGGCGCCCGCGGCACCGGGCTCCAGCCGCGCACCCAGGAGGTCTTCGACGACCTCGGCGTGCTCCCCGCCGTGCACGCCGCCGGCGGTTCGTACCCGCCCATGGCGACCTGGCAGGACGGCCGGATCACCGGCACCTTCGAGATGGTGGAGCGGGTGGCCCCGACGCCGCACACGCCGTACTCGGAAGCCTGGATGCTCCCGCAGTGGCGCACCCAGGAGCTGCTGCACGACCGGCTGGCGGAGCTGGGCGGCGGCGTGGTGTCCGGGACGGAGCTGACGGCTCTCCGGCAGGACGCGGACGGCGTCACCGCCGAGCTGGCCGCCGCCGACGGCACCGCCCGCACCGTGCGCGCGGCGTACCTGGTCGGCGCCGACGGCGGCCGCGGTGCCGTCCGGCGGCAGCTGGGCATCACGATGAGCGGCCCGGACCTGCCGCAGGGCGCCGCGCTCCTCGCCGACCTGCGCATCGAAGGGCTGGACCGGGACCACTGGCACCACGTGGTCCAGCCGGACGGCGGCTTCGTCATGCTGCTGCCGCTCGCCGGTACGGACCACTTCCAGTGCATGGTGGCGCTCTCCGGCGGCACCGAAGCGCCGGACACCAGCCCCGAGGCGGTGCGCGCGACCCTCGCCGCCCACACCCATCTGGCCGCCGGGCAGATCCGCGAGGTGCTGTGGACCTCGGTCTTCCGGCCCAGGGCGGGCCTGGCCGAGCGGTTCCGCGACGGCCGGGTGCTCCTCGCCGGGGACGCCGCGCACATCCACTCCCCCGCCGGCGGCCAGGGCCTGAACACCAGCGTCCAGGACGCCTACAACCTCGGCTGGAAGCTCGGCCAGGTCCTGCGGCACGGCGCGCCCGACACCCTGCTGGACACGTACGAGGCCGAGCGCCGGCCCGTCGCCGCCGGCATCCTGGAGACCAGCACCCGGCTGCACCGGTCGAGGTCCTGGCGCCGCGGCCGCGACCTGCACCAGCTCACCCTGCACTACCGGGACTCCCCGCTGACCGGCGAGCACCGCACCGGCCTCGGCCCGGACGCGCTGCGGGCCGGCGACCGCGCGCCCGACGCACCGTGCACCACCCCCGACGGCACGCCGTTCCGTCTCTTCGACGCCTTCCGCGGCCCGCACTTCACCCTGCTCGCCTTCGGCGACGCCGAGCCGCCGCGCCCGGCCGCCGAGTGGGCGGCGCACGTCCGCACGTACCGGATCGGCGGCCGGACCCCCGGCCTGCTCGACGCCGCGGGCCACGCCCGGCAGGCGTACGGCGACGACGGCCTCTTCCTCGTCCGCCCGGACGGCTACGTGACGGTGGCCGCGACGGAAGCCGCGCCCGTCGCCGCGGCGCTGGCCCGGCACTTCCCGGCCACGGGGACCGCGCGGGCGGCGTGA
- a CDS encoding acyltransferase family protein: MTTAPAPPTLPAHRRTGAPVPLRAVGPTRLRALDGLRLLAALMVAAYHYGGRDGEIGDAWGSSPAYQFPTASGFFAYGCLGVQIFFVISGFVICMSGWGRPLRAFFASRVSRLFPAYWAAVILVTAVFALPWVAYEAVSPTDALTNLTMLQMPLGVDRVLGVCWTLWAEMRFYALFALCVVLPGATRGRVVLFCAGWTLAAVIAEAADNSVLDIVLMPEYAPFFIGGIGFYLIHRYGSRDTAGWAVVAVSWLLGQHYAVTRLWHPADMPDAFSYRPSLGIIAVITLGYLLVAAVALGRLRWANWRWLTVAGALTYPFYLIHEHLGWVAVHLLHQDLGLPAAATFPLVVAVMLALAWCLYRFVERPLTPRLKRSLMG, translated from the coding sequence ATGACGACCGCACCGGCTCCCCCCACGCTCCCCGCGCACCGGCGGACCGGAGCGCCCGTGCCCCTGCGCGCCGTCGGCCCCACCCGGCTGCGCGCCCTGGACGGACTGCGCCTGCTCGCCGCCCTGATGGTCGCCGCGTACCACTACGGCGGCCGGGACGGCGAGATCGGCGACGCCTGGGGCAGTTCGCCCGCCTACCAGTTCCCGACCGCCTCGGGCTTCTTCGCGTACGGCTGCCTGGGCGTCCAGATATTCTTCGTCATCAGCGGCTTCGTGATCTGCATGAGCGGCTGGGGACGCCCGCTGCGGGCGTTCTTCGCGAGCCGCGTCTCGCGCCTGTTCCCCGCCTACTGGGCCGCCGTCATACTCGTGACCGCCGTCTTCGCCCTCCCCTGGGTGGCGTACGAGGCGGTCTCCCCGACCGACGCGCTGACCAACCTCACGATGCTCCAGATGCCGCTGGGCGTGGACCGCGTGCTCGGCGTGTGCTGGACGCTCTGGGCCGAGATGCGCTTCTACGCGCTCTTCGCACTCTGCGTCGTGCTGCCGGGCGCCACCCGGGGCCGCGTCGTCCTCTTCTGCGCGGGCTGGACCCTGGCAGCGGTCATCGCCGAGGCGGCGGACAACTCCGTTCTCGACATCGTCCTGATGCCCGAGTACGCGCCGTTCTTCATCGGCGGCATCGGTTTCTACCTGATCCACCGCTACGGCAGCCGGGACACCGCGGGCTGGGCGGTCGTCGCCGTCAGCTGGCTGCTCGGCCAGCACTACGCGGTCACCCGCCTCTGGCACCCGGCGGACATGCCCGACGCCTTCTCCTACCGCCCCTCCCTCGGCATCATCGCCGTCATCACCCTCGGCTACCTGCTGGTCGCGGCCGTCGCCCTGGGCAGACTCCGCTGGGCGAACTGGCGCTGGCTCACCGTCGCGGGCGCGCTGACCTACCCCTTCTACCTGATCCACGAGCACCTGGGCTGGGTCGCCGTGCACCTCCTGCACCAGGACCTCGGTCTGCCTGCCGCGGCGACGTTCCCGCTGGTCGTGGCAGTGATGCTGGCCCTGGCCTGGTGTCTCTACCGTTTCGTGGAACGACCGCTCACGCCACGGCTGAAACGATCCCTCATGGGCTGA
- a CDS encoding FadR/GntR family transcriptional regulator: protein MENTGQGLHARVLESLGPEITAGEHRPGTVLRTDELAQRFDVSRTVIREAVRVLESMHLVESRRRVGVTVRPVEEWNVYDPRVIRWRLAGADRARQLRSLTVLRCAVEPVAAGLAARHATPGQCAELTEHAMGMVATSRGQQLAAYLVHDTAFHKTLLTASGNEMFARLHEVVAAILTGRTHHHVMFTDPDPAAVTLHVQVAEAIRTGDAARAEELTREITVGAMAELDILAP from the coding sequence ATGGAGAACACGGGGCAGGGACTGCATGCGAGGGTGCTGGAGTCCCTCGGGCCGGAGATCACGGCCGGCGAGCACCGGCCGGGCACGGTCCTGCGCACCGACGAGCTGGCCCAGCGCTTCGACGTGTCCCGCACGGTCATCCGGGAGGCGGTACGGGTCCTGGAGTCCATGCACCTGGTGGAGTCCCGGCGCCGGGTGGGCGTGACCGTACGCCCCGTCGAGGAGTGGAACGTCTACGATCCGCGGGTCATCCGCTGGCGGCTGGCCGGCGCCGACCGGGCCCGCCAGCTGCGCTCGCTCACCGTGCTGCGCTGCGCCGTCGAGCCGGTCGCGGCGGGGCTGGCCGCCCGGCACGCCACGCCCGGGCAGTGCGCCGAGCTCACCGAGCACGCCATGGGCATGGTGGCCACCTCACGCGGCCAGCAGCTGGCGGCGTACCTCGTCCACGACACCGCCTTCCACAAGACGCTGCTGACGGCCTCGGGCAACGAGATGTTCGCGCGGCTGCACGAAGTGGTGGCGGCGATCCTGACCGGCCGCACCCACCACCACGTGATGTTCACCGACCCCGACCCGGCGGCGGTCACCCTGCACGTCCAGGTCGCGGAGGCGATCCGTACCGGGGACGCGGCCCGCGCCGAGGAGCTGACCCGCGAGATCACCGTCGGCGCGATGGCCGAGCTGGACATCCTGGCGCCGTGA